In Temnothorax longispinosus isolate EJ_2023e chromosome 2, Tlon_JGU_v1, whole genome shotgun sequence, one DNA window encodes the following:
- the Nmnat gene encoding nicotinamide/nicotinic acid mononucleotide adenylyltransferase 1 isoform X3, which produces MAPTRVILMSCGSYNPPTNMHLRMFEIARDHLHRMGTHVVVGGVISPVHDAYAKKELASATHRCALLRLALQNSDWIRLSTWETRQNCWTKTRMCLQHHQNLLNSMLSNSNDIKHHLQNEDTDWIPENVKNSSDNTPIQIKLLCGADLLESFGICGLWLEEDIDAIVGEHGLVVITREGSNPNKFIYDSDILSKHMNNICIVTEWIPNEVSSTRIRRALKRGESVRYLLQDSVIDYIYKHEIYDVRLPDTTITVFAESVIFLASFGR; this is translated from the exons ATGGCGCCCACGCGTGTAATCCTGATGTCGTGCGGCAGTTATAACCCGCCGACAAATATGCACCTGCGGATGTTCG AAATTGCACGAGACCATCTGCACCGAATGGGAACGCACGTTGTCGTCGGCGGAGTGATCTCCCCGGTGCACGATGCGTACGCCAAGAAAGAGCTGGCCAGCGCTACCCACAGATGCGCGTTGCTGCGACTGGCGTTGCAGAATAGCGACTGGATTCGGCTGAGCACATGGGAGACGAGGCAGAATTGTTGGACAAAGACCCGCATGTGCTTGCAGCATCATCAAAATCTGCTCAACTCCATGCTATCCAATTCCAATGATATCAAGCACCACCTGCAGAACGAAGACACCGACTGGATTCCGGAGAATGTAAAAAACAGCTCGGACAATACGCCGATACAGATCAAATTGCTGTGCGGCGCGGACCTTCTGGAGAGCTTCGGCATTTGTGGACTTTGGCTGGAAGAAGAC ATCGACGCGATTGTCGGCGAGCATGGTCTTGTGGTCATCACCAGAGAGGGTTCTAATCCCAACAAGTTCATTTATGATTCTGACATCCTCTCCAAGCATATG AACAACATTTGCATCGTGACCGAATGGATCCCGAACGAAGTTAGCTCAACGAGAATCAGACGAGCTTTGAAGCGCGGCGAAAGCGTTAGGTACCTGCTGCAGGACTCTGTTATCGATTACATCTACAAGCACGAGATCTACGACGTGAGATTGCCAGACACGACAAT
- the Nmnat gene encoding nicotinamide/nicotinic acid mononucleotide adenylyltransferase 1 isoform X4, whose amino-acid sequence MAPTRVILMSCGSYNPPTNMHLRMFEIARDHLHRMGTHVVVGGVISPVHDAYAKKELASATHRCALLRLALQNSDWIRLSTWETRQNCWTKTRMCLQHHQNLLNSMLSNSNDIKHHLQNEDTDWIPENVKNSSDNTPIQIKLLCGADLLESFGICGLWLEEDIDAIVGEHGLVVITREGSNPNKFIYDSDILSKHMNNICIVTEWIPNEVSSTRIRRALKRGESVRYLLQDSVIDYIYKHEIYDVRLPDTTMIWQNLHAYYKTDS is encoded by the exons ATGGCGCCCACGCGTGTAATCCTGATGTCGTGCGGCAGTTATAACCCGCCGACAAATATGCACCTGCGGATGTTCG AAATTGCACGAGACCATCTGCACCGAATGGGAACGCACGTTGTCGTCGGCGGAGTGATCTCCCCGGTGCACGATGCGTACGCCAAGAAAGAGCTGGCCAGCGCTACCCACAGATGCGCGTTGCTGCGACTGGCGTTGCAGAATAGCGACTGGATTCGGCTGAGCACATGGGAGACGAGGCAGAATTGTTGGACAAAGACCCGCATGTGCTTGCAGCATCATCAAAATCTGCTCAACTCCATGCTATCCAATTCCAATGATATCAAGCACCACCTGCAGAACGAAGACACCGACTGGATTCCGGAGAATGTAAAAAACAGCTCGGACAATACGCCGATACAGATCAAATTGCTGTGCGGCGCGGACCTTCTGGAGAGCTTCGGCATTTGTGGACTTTGGCTGGAAGAAGAC ATCGACGCGATTGTCGGCGAGCATGGTCTTGTGGTCATCACCAGAGAGGGTTCTAATCCCAACAAGTTCATTTATGATTCTGACATCCTCTCCAAGCATATG AACAACATTTGCATCGTGACCGAATGGATCCCGAACGAAGTTAGCTCAACGAGAATCAGACGAGCTTTGAAGCGCGGCGAAAGCGTTAGGTACCTGCTGCAGGACTCTGTTATCGATTACATCTACAAGCACGAGATCTACGACGTGAGATTGCCAGACACGACAAT